A single window of Dendropsophus ebraccatus isolate aDenEbr1 chromosome 5, aDenEbr1.pat, whole genome shotgun sequence DNA harbors:
- the ELF1 gene encoding ETS-related transcription factor Elf-1, with protein MATAVQPNELVFEFASNVMADDHQLDDPSIFPAVIVEHIPNADLLHSYSGLTCVDDPNDMITENSLDVAEEQIIEDDDLTLTVEASCQDGDETMETIEAAEALLNMDSPDALLDEKRLANIFGTSEDELIVTPITHVSVTVDGIPEVMEIHQNMYQEPIESPPDEQPKRKKGRKPKTTRPESPTTTPNISVKKKSKDGKGNTIYLWEFLLALLQDKATCPKYIKWTQREKGIFKLVDSKAVSKLWGKHKNKPDMNYETMGRALRYYYQRGILAKVEGQRLVYQFKEMPKDLVYIDEEDSSSAEYSGNSHSPVSTPRNQARASKVALNAGPKGSATTVVKSPKSSKVKEQEETSQQQLSLIPSDMLRAVSPQPPHPTQLYRTVHVMGGQTLPDQGLTCTIQNDTMSPVQTIRAIQSPGQVPVVVSPGSQQLHTVTLQTVPLTTVITSTDPTAPAGSQKFILQAIPSAQPMTVLKDNMVLHPQRAGSPPPSIVLSTSQVQQVLNGSVQGLCNGTVSVPSSPAFSATTPVMTFSTSTSPLINQTPGTVITSVIKSPESRQTLLSSTIDQDFQEESEETSEQTEQKYHPPCVLVVASQNGFPTHVEIKKENDPWEFDSN; from the exons ATGGCTACTGCCGTGCAACCAAATGAGCTGGTGTTCGAGTTTGCAAGCAATGTCATGGCGGATGACCATCAG CTTGACGACCCTTCAATCTTTCCGGCTGTCATCGTGGAACACATTCCGAATGCAGATCTATTACACAGTTATTCAGGATTAACATGTGTGGATGACCCTAATGACATGATCACCGAGAACTCGCTGGATGTAGCAGAGGAGCAGATCATAGAAGACGACGACCTCACGCTtacag TTGAAGCTTCCTGTCAGGATGGTGATGAAACCATGGAAACAATTGAAGCAGCCGAAGCACTTCTTAATATGGACTCTCCAGATGCATTATTGGATGAGAAAAGATTAG CTAATATATTTGGAACATCTGAAGACGAGCTGATCGTCACTCCAATTACACATGTGTCCGTCACTGTAGATGGAATTCCGGAGGTGATGGAAATCCATCAGAACATGTATCAGGAGCCAATAGAATCTCCTCCAGATGAGCagcctaaaagaaaaaaag GGAGAAAACCAAAAACTACTCGCCCTGAGTCCCCCACCACTACTCCAAATATATCTGTAAAGAAGAAAAGCAAAGATGGGAAAG gtAATACCATTTACCTTTGGGAATTCTTGTTGGCTTTGCTTCAAGACAAAGCTACTTGTCCAAAGTACATTAAATGGACTCAGAGAGAAAAGGGCATCTTTAAACTGGTGGATTCCAAAGCCGTTTCCAAGCTATGGGGCAAGCACAAAAACAAGCCTGACATGAACTATGAAACCATGGGGAGGGCACTCAG GTACTATTACCAAAGAGGTATTTTAGCTAAAGTGGAAGGCCAACGTCTTGTCTATCAGTTCAAAGAAATGCCAAAGGATCTTGTATACATTGATGAGGAGGACTCGAGCTCTGCAGAATACTCAGGAAATTCGCATTCTCCAGTTTCTACTCCTCGAAACCAAGCACGGGCATCTAAAGTGGCTCTAAATGCTGGACCAAAAGGTAGTGCAACCACTGTTGTAAAGTCACCCAAGTCTTCGAAAGTGAAAGAACAAGAGGAGACTAGCCAGCAACAGTTGTCTTTAATACCATCAGATATGCTGAGGGCAGTGAGTCCTCAGCCACCTCACCCAACTCAGCTTTATCGGACAGTCCATGTAATGGGTGGACAGACTCTTCCTGATCAAGGCTTAACATGTACCATTCAGAATGATACAATGTCTCCTGTACAGACTATCAG AGCAATCCAGTCTCCAGGGCAGGTCCCAGTTGTGGTGTCACCTGGCAGTCAGCAGCTGCATACTGTAACACTCCAAACCGTGCCTCTCACCACAGTCATAACAAGCACAGACCCTACTGCGCCAGCAGGGTCACAAAAATTTATACTTCAAGCCATTCCTTCGGCACAGCCGATGACAGTTCTCAAGGATAACATGGTGCTACACCCTCAAAGAGCCGGCTCACCTCCACCATCCATTGTCCTGAGCACCAGCCAGGTCCAGCAAGTTCTTAATGGCAGTGTTCAAGGTCTTTGCAATGGAACAGTCAGTGTGCCTTCATCTCCAGCCTTCAGTGCAACCACTCCAGTAATGACCTTCTCAACAAGCACTTCACCTCTGATTAACCAGACTCCTGGCACAGTCATCACATCAGTTATCAAATCCCCAGAGTCCAGACAAACACTTCTTTCTTCCACTATTGACCAGGATTTCCAGGAAGAATCAGAGGAGACTTCTGAGCAAACTGAACAGAAATATCATCCTCCGTGTGTACTGGTGGTAGCAAGTCAAAATGGATTTCCAACCCATGTGGAAATTAAAAAGGAAAATGACCCATGGGAATTTGACTCAAATTGA